The Budorcas taxicolor isolate Tak-1 chromosome 2, Takin1.1, whole genome shotgun sequence genome window below encodes:
- the TMEM200B gene encoding transmembrane protein 200B yields the protein MTAGSPGDCGEVRRSPEGRVSRLGRRLGRRRRARSPPEPLRVRARLRLRSPSGAFAALGALVVLVGMGIAVAGYWPHRAGVPGPRAANASAPPLSELRREGRGAGRAHGPHERLRLLGPVVMGVGLFVFICANTLLYENRDLETRRLRQGVLRAQALRPPDGPGWDCALLPSPGPRTPRAAGCVEPETWDLSPRRGTSPVPSVRSLRSEPANPRLGLPALLNSYPLKGSGLHPPWGPRPQTGHVIITVQPSGSCIEHSKSLDLGLGELLLGAPAARDCAHRSWPRLDRLSLGGYAKLGAGGDLGARV from the coding sequence ATGACGGCCGGGAGCCCTGGAGACTGCGGGGAGGTGCGGAGGAGCCCCGAGGGCCGCGTCTCGCGCCTGGGCCGCCGCCTGGGCCGCCGCCGGCGCGCGCGCTCCCCTCCTGAACCCCTGCGGGTGCGGGCGCGGCTGCGGCTGCGCTCGCCGTCGGGGGCGTTCGCGGCGCTGGGGGCGCTCGTGGTCCTGGTGGGCATGGGCATCGCGGTGGCCGGCTACTGGCCGCACCGCGCCGGAGTCCCGGGACCCCGGGCTGCGAACGCCAGCGCGCCTCCCCTGAGCGAGCTGCGGCGCGAGGGTCGCGGCGCCGGCCGAGCTCACGGCCCGCACGAGCGGCTGAGACTCCTTGGGCCGGTGGTCATGGGCGTCGGCCTGTTCGTGTTCATCTGCGCCAACACGCTGCTCTACGAGAACCGCGACCTGGAGACGCGACGGCTTCGCCAGGGGGTGCTGCGGGCTCAGGCTCTGCGGCCCCCGGACGGCCCAGGGTGGGACTGCGCGCTCCTCCCCAGCCCCGGCCCCAGGACTCCCCGAGCCGCAGGCTGCGTGGAACCGGAAACCTGGGACCTGTCCCCGCGTCGGGGTACCTCACCCGTCCCGTCAGTGCGGAGTCTGCGTTCAGAGCCAGCTAATCCTCGCTTGGGGTTACCTGCCCTGCTTAACAGCTACCCGCTGAAGGGCTCAGGGCTGCATCCACCTTGGGGTCCGCGGCCCCAGACCGGCCATGTGATCATCACCGTGCAGCCCTCCGGCTCCTGCATCGAACATTCCAAGTCTTTGGATCTGGGCCTCGGAGAGCTCCTGCTGGGGGCCCCAGCGGCTCGGGACTGTGCTCACCGAAGCTGGCCACGGCTGGACCGCCTCAGTCTGGGGGGTTATGCCAAGTTGGGAGCAGGAGGGGACTTGGGGGCCCGGGTCTGA